A window from Drosophila willistoni isolate 14030-0811.24 chromosome XR unlocalized genomic scaffold, UCI_dwil_1.1 Seg143, whole genome shotgun sequence encodes these proteins:
- the LOC124459675 gene encoding uncharacterized protein LOC124459675, whose amino-acid sequence MLTVQLIIQSGEQLVMKLPISASIYELKRELQSLLNIQEPLEICTSDVTLADSVLLTEIAGLGNNEQIKPIVSCYEGNNFVCLIRFSLEAEDIALPLVDNSVSDSSIEVKVESEMEMEPDVTTGQHPPYMNILPEKRPFVVIVSASECAKNFCDLFKGFFGKFLRFGDVRSLDFNDVTPVAEYHGRLYIAAANEETREWVASSVCSIGLYEAAGFIDFLHLTAARVTWPKVETCLLRIFTLLEQQNCGIKTEKWAVVSREYVPPTVTNVCPNEQVYIWMDADSADIIKERFNCLKLCFWTIEFEFCD is encoded by the exons atgtTGACTGTTCAATTGATCATACAATCCGGAGAG cAATTGGTTATGAAGCTCCCGATCTCAGCTAGTATATACGAACTTAAGAGAGAGCTGCAGAGTCTTCTCAATATTCAAGAACCATTGGAGATTTGTACTTCTGATGTAACGTTGGCCGATTCAGTTCTTTTGACAGAAATTGCTGGTCTAGGCAACAACGAACAAATTAAGCCGATTGTGTCTTGCTAtgaaggcaacaattttgtgtgCTTGATACGATTTTCTCTTGAGGCCGAGGATATCGCGCTTCCACTAGTCGATAATTCGGTGTCAGACTCAAGTATCGAAGTTAAAGTTGAAtctgaaatggaaatggaaccGGATGTTACAACTGGTCAGCATCCCCCATACATGAACATCCTGCCAGAGAAGAGGCCGTTTGTTGTGATAGTTTCTGCCTCCGAATGCGCAAAGAACTTTTGCGATCTGTTCAAAGGGTTCTTTGGTAAATTTTTGCGTTTCGGAGACGTTCGGAGCTTAGATTTCAATGATGTCACTCCGGTCGCTGAATACCATGGCCGGCTGTACATCGCAGCGGCCAATGAAGAGACCAGGGAATGGGTGGCGAGCAGCGTGTGTTCTATAGGGCTCTATGAGGCCGCTGGTTTTATAGACTTCCTGCACCTGACAGCGGCCAGAGTTACTTGGCCAAAGGTAGAGACTTGTTTGCTGCGAATTTTCACGCTCCTCGAACAGCAGAACTGTGGTATAAAGACGGAGAAGTGGGCTGTGGTGAGCCGGGAATATGTACCCCCTACAGTCACAAATGTTTGCCCCAATGAACAGGTTTACATCTGGATGGATGCGGACAGTGCGGATATCATCAAGGAGAGATTCAACTGCCTTAAACTATGTTTTTGGACGATCGAGTTTGAGTTTTGCGACTAG